The following DNA comes from Candidatus Liberimonas magnetica.
AGATTCACTCGACACGGTTGAATTGGTTATGGCTTTGGAGGAAGAATTCGGAATGGAAATTCCTGATGAAGAAGCTGAAAAGATCCAAAGCGTTGGCCAGGCAGTTGATTACATAAAGAACCATAAACAACAATAATTAATTGCAAAATTAGCGTATTAAAATTAGCAATGCAAAATGAATATTGAAAAGTAAACAAGTTTGTAATGCTAACTGATAATTTTTCAATTTGCAATTCCGCCTTTAGGCGGGATAGGAATGTTTAATGAAAAAGAGAGTAGTTATTACCGGTATCGGTATTGTTTCTCCTATCGGGAACGATAAAGAAACATATGCTGCTGCTTTAAGACAGGGAAAGTCAGGAGCAGGGCAAATAGTCGGTTTTGATTCCAGTGAGTTTTCAACGCATATCGCGGCTGAAGTCAAGGATTTTAACCCCGAAGAATTTATTGAAAAGAAAAGGATAAGAAGAATGGCAAAGTTCGTGCAGTTTGGAATGGCTGCCGCGAGCATGGCCGTATCCGATTCAGGGTTAGACCTTGCTAAAGAGGATATGTCAAGCATAGGCGTAATCACCGGTTCCGGAATGGGCGGGCTGGATGTTATCGAAGAACAGCATACAATACTTCTTGAAAAAGGCCCGCGCAGGGTAAGCCCTTTTTTGATACCGATGATAATTACGAACATTTTGCCTGGCGAGATATCTATAAAGTTTGGTTTTACCGGCCCTAACTATGCGGTTACAAGCGCTTGCGCGTCTTCAAACCATGCCATCGGAGATTCTTTCAGGCTCCTGACTTATGGAGATGCTGAAGTTATGGTTTGCGGCGGTGCTGAAGCTGCTGTAACGCCCATAGGCCTGGCAGGGTTCTGCAGTATCAAAGCGCTTTCAACGCGTAATGATGACCCCCTGACAGCTTCAAGGCCTTTTGATAAAGACAGGGACGGTTTTTTAATGGCAGAAGGTGGAGCTATCGTAGTGCTTGAAACGCTTGAACATGCGCTTGCACGAAATGCGCACATTTACGCGGAGTTGATAGGTTATGGAGCGAGCGACGATGCTTATCATATCACTGCCCCTCATGAACAAGGAATGGGAGCGATACAGGCCATGAACATGGCCATTAAAGACGCAGGTATTACCAGCGGCGATATAGATTACATCAATGCACACGGCACTTCGACTGAATTTAATGATAAGATAGAGACCTTAGCCATAAAGAAAGTCTTTGGCGAAAGAGCAAAAAGTATCCCAGTAACATCAACGAAATCCATGATAGGCCATATGCTGGGAGCTGCGGGAGCTGCTGAGCTTGTTGCTACTATTCTTTGTATGGAAAAAGGTTTTATTCATCCGACTATCAATTACAAAACACCTGACCCTGAATGCGACCTGGATTATGTTCCGAATGTTGCTAGAGAACAACAAATAAATTGTGCCCTTTCAAACTCCCTGGGGTTTGGCGGGCATAATGCGGTCATAATAATCAAAAGATATAATGGATAATCTAAAACAGCTTGAAGGCATTATAGGGTTTAAATTCCAGAACAGGGATTTATTAAAAAAAGCACTTACCCATAAATCATTCCCTTCAGATTCAGGTTTGTCTCATGATAATGAAAGAATGGAGTTTTTAGGCGACAGCATACTGGCAACTTTCGTTGTAGATTACCTGTACAATAAATATCCTGAGAAAGACGAAGGCAAACTCTCTCAGTTAAAATCGCAGATAGTTTCTCAGGCTAGTCTGAGCCGCTGGGCTAAAGGCATAAAACTGGGAGATTTCATTTATATGAGCCCGGGTGAGGAAGCGACCGGAGGCAGAAAAAGGGACAGCCTGATGTCCGATACCTTTGAAGCCTTGATAGCCTCGATATATTTGGACGGCGGCCTTGAAAGTGCAAAGAAGTTCATTTTAAATTTCCTTATAAATCAAAAAAGGCTTGTTGTAAGCGACACAAAAAGTAAACTCCAGGAATATTTTCAGTTAAAGTATAAGATCCTGCCAGAATATAAAGTATTAAGAGAGTCCGGGCCGGACCACGAAAAGATATTTGAAGTAGGGGTATACCTTAAAAAAACATTGCTCGGAGAAGGAAAAGGGCATTCGAAAAAAGAAGCCGAACAATCCGCTGCACGCAGTGCACTTAAAAAAATAAGAAGCAAGAAACAAGTTAGGCCGCCAAAGGCGGCCTAACTTAAATGAAAAATGCAAATTGAAAAGTGCAAAATTATTGTATCCCGCCAAGGCGGGATTATTTAAAATAAGTCCCGATTCTCTCGGGACACCTTAATTT
Coding sequences within:
- the acpP gene encoding acyl carrier protein; the encoded protein is MADVEARVKEIIVEQLGVDPVEVTHNASFVNDLGADSLDTVELVMALEEEFGMEIPDEEAEKIQSVGQAVDYIKNHKQQ
- the fabF gene encoding beta-ketoacyl-ACP synthase II gives rise to the protein MKKRVVITGIGIVSPIGNDKETYAAALRQGKSGAGQIVGFDSSEFSTHIAAEVKDFNPEEFIEKKRIRRMAKFVQFGMAAASMAVSDSGLDLAKEDMSSIGVITGSGMGGLDVIEEQHTILLEKGPRRVSPFLIPMIITNILPGEISIKFGFTGPNYAVTSACASSNHAIGDSFRLLTYGDAEVMVCGGAEAAVTPIGLAGFCSIKALSTRNDDPLTASRPFDKDRDGFLMAEGGAIVVLETLEHALARNAHIYAELIGYGASDDAYHITAPHEQGMGAIQAMNMAIKDAGITSGDIDYINAHGTSTEFNDKIETLAIKKVFGERAKSIPVTSTKSMIGHMLGAAGAAELVATILCMEKGFIHPTINYKTPDPECDLDYVPNVAREQQINCALSNSLGFGGHNAVIIIKRYNG
- the rnc gene encoding ribonuclease III codes for the protein MDNLKQLEGIIGFKFQNRDLLKKALTHKSFPSDSGLSHDNERMEFLGDSILATFVVDYLYNKYPEKDEGKLSQLKSQIVSQASLSRWAKGIKLGDFIYMSPGEEATGGRKRDSLMSDTFEALIASIYLDGGLESAKKFILNFLINQKRLVVSDTKSKLQEYFQLKYKILPEYKVLRESGPDHEKIFEVGVYLKKTLLGEGKGHSKKEAEQSAARSALKKIRSKKQVRPPKAA